ACAGCGGCATCTGTGTGGACTTCATTTCCCAGAGTTCTAAAGCAGCTGACGTCCAGCAGGGGACGTCCACAACAGGGATGGAGACCATTACCTCCCCCTTCTGTCCTATGACTCCTATGACCCCCATGACCCCAATGACCCCTGTGACAGAGAGGTCAGGGATCATCCCCCAGTTACAGTAAGTTTACTACAGTACTGCTACAGCtacagtactactactactactactacagcactactacaactacagtactactacaacaactacaGTACTACAACTACAATAGTACTACTACtgtacaactactactactacaactacagTACTACAACTACAATAGTACTACTACtgtacaactactactactgtacaACTACAGTACTACTACAAcagtactactactacagcACTACTACTACAGTAGTACTAGAGTGTTGTGGTGCTGTGTTGCGTTCACTGACTCTCAGTTGTGTGTGAGTAGGAACATCGTTTCTACTGTGAACCTCGGTTGTCCTCTGGACCTGAAGTTCATCGCTCTACAGGCCAGAAACGCTGAGTACAACCCAAAGGTACCAgaaccatgatgatgatgatgatgatgatgatggtgaagatgaagttgatggtgatgatgatggtgatgaagatgttgCTGTGTCAGCGTTTTGCAGCTGTCATCATGAGAATCCGCGAGCCTCGAACCACGGCGCTGATCTTCAGCTCAGGGAAGATGGTGTGCACCGGAGccaagaggtgtgtgtgtgtgtgtgtgtgtgtgtatgtggttgtgttattgtgtatgtggttgtgttattgtgtatgtggttgtgttattgtgtatgTGGTTGTGTAATTTGTCGTtagttgtgttattgtgtgtgtgcgttagttgtgttgtgtgtgtgtgcggttagttgtgttattgtgtgtgtgtgtggttgtggttagttgtgtgtgttagttgtgttattgtgtgtgtgtgtgtgtgtgtgtggttagttgtgttattgtgtgtgtgtggttgtgttattgtgtgtggtttgttgtgttacagtgagGAACAGTCTCGTCTCGCTGCCAGGAAATACGCTCGTGTGGTACAGAAACTGGGTTTTCCCGCTCGATTCCTGGACTTTAAAATCCAGAACATGGTGGCCAGCTGTGACGTGTTCTTCCCCATCAGACTGGAGGGACTGGTTCTGACCCACCAACAGTTCAGCAGGTACCAACCAAACCACACAGGCTTAGGTAGCCTAGCTCCAAAAAGGCTCCCTATTTAAATTAgaagtcagtgtcagtgaggtcagaggtcatatAAACAGGCTAATGTTACATTAGCTCAGAGTCACaagacatttatttagttagCTTATGCTGATTTATGTTACTTTAGCATAGCTCAGTTAGCATATGATACATAAAGttaatttttattaatccccttagggaaagtattcctctgcattttgacccatcctagaattaggagcagtgggctgctacactgagtagcgcccggggagcattgggggttgggtaccttgctcacgggtaccccagccctttttggccgggtggggatttgaaccggtgaccctctggttacaagtcaaggtccctttccacttggccacgggctgtccTAGGGTCTGCTCAGAGTTAGCAATTTGTAGCTCACAGTAAGCTATTGTTACTTAAGTGTACAGATAGCTTGTGTTTAGCTTATACTAAGTTATGTCATCTTAGCACTAGAatgatttagtgtgtgtgtgtgtgtgtttgtttgtgtgtgtcttcagttaTGAACCAGAGTTGTTTCCAGGTCTCATTTACCGGATGGTGAAACCTCGTATCGTTCTGCTCATCTTCGTGTCGGGGAAAGTTGTTCTGACCGGTAACAAAGTCACATTAGTGCAGAGAGAACGAGGGTGAACACAAACaagtcaacacaacaacaacacacgaCAGATTTGATTCCATCTTCTTCTAATCTAAAAAGAATTGATTGTTATCATACAGTTACCGTACAGATATTATACAGTTATCACACAGTTATTCTACAGTTATACAGTTATCATACAGTTATTATGTAGTTATTA
This is a stretch of genomic DNA from Solea senegalensis isolate Sse05_10M unplaced genomic scaffold, IFAPA_SoseM_1 scf7180000016130, whole genome shotgun sequence. It encodes these proteins:
- the tbpl2 gene encoding TATA box-binding protein-like 2 isoform X2 produces the protein MQLCRSSWIRSGSSVMDESALERYFDDSIANDSSFTLGEELGLQSAVPQTQTPSLRDTSYLSTKAGPSGELGEELDLSFLPDDLGTQDTVENQTSALDTSQDSGICVDFISQSSKAADVQQGTSTTGMETITSPFCPMTPMTPMTPMTPVTERSGIIPQLQNIVSTVNLGCPLDLKFIALQARNAEYNPKRFAAVIMRIREPRTTALIFSSGKMVCTGAKSEEQSRLAARKYARVVQKLGFPARFLDFKIQNMVASCDVFFPIRLEGLVLTHQQFSSYEPELFPGLIYRMVKPRIVLLIFVSGKVVLTGAKERAEIYEAFENIYPILRGFRKQ
- the tbpl2 gene encoding TATA box-binding protein-like 2 isoform X1; translated protein: MQLCRSSWIRSGSSVMDESALERYFDDSIANDSSFTLGEELGLQSAVPQTQTPSLRDTSYLSTKAGPSGELGEELDLSFLPDDLGTQDTAVENQTSALDTSQDSGICVDFISQSSKAADVQQGTSTTGMETITSPFCPMTPMTPMTPMTPVTERSGIIPQLQNIVSTVNLGCPLDLKFIALQARNAEYNPKRFAAVIMRIREPRTTALIFSSGKMVCTGAKSEEQSRLAARKYARVVQKLGFPARFLDFKIQNMVASCDVFFPIRLEGLVLTHQQFSSYEPELFPGLIYRMVKPRIVLLIFVSGKVVLTGAKERAEIYEAFENIYPILRGFRKQ